A region of Diceros bicornis minor isolate mBicDic1 chromosome 31, mDicBic1.mat.cur, whole genome shotgun sequence DNA encodes the following proteins:
- the CCDC86 gene encoding coiled-coil domain-containing protein 86 yields the protein MDTPLRRSRRLEGLKPESPESPTSVLRARRALVEFESNPEETREPGSPRSVRPPGLGSPRRQQDPGLVSPPRQPDSSPESPRLQRKPSGESPKCSQGQEEPDSELAQRKEELAPGSPRHQLQPGPGSSEPYPGQPAPGPEPSPPLQELTPPSPGFPRGQREPSKPPAAGEPGRDGLGPKKRKGSPARAPASKKLKEENEVPLIPKGKPKSGRVWKDRSKKRFSQMVQDKPLRTSWQRKMKERQERKLAKDFARHLEEEKERRRQEKKQRRAENLKRRLENERKAEVVQVIRNPAKLKRAKKKQLRSIEKRDTLALLQKQPPQRPAAKV from the exons ATGGATACCCCGCTGAGACGCAGCCGGCGGCTGGAAGGCCTAAAACCCGAGTCCCCCGAGAGTCCCACTTCAGTGTTGCGGGCGAGACGGGCCCTTGTGGAGTTCGAGTCGAACCCAGAGGAAACGAGGGAGCCCGGCTCTCCTCGGAGTGTGCGGCCACCTGGCCTGGGGTCCCCCCGGCGTCAGCAAGATCCAGGCCTGGTGTCGCCCCCAAGACAGCCGGATTCGAGTCCAGAATCCCCCCGACTACAGCGAAAGCCAAGTGGGGAGTCGCCAAAGTGCTCCCAGGGCCAAGAAGAACCGGACTCGGAGTTGGCccagaggaaggaggagctggCCCCGGGGTCCCCCCGACATCAGCTGCAGCCGGGCCCAGGATCTTCAGAGCCTTACCCCGGTCAGCCAGCGCCGGGTCCGGAGCCCTCGCCGCCGCTACAGGAGCTGACACCCCCGTCACCTGGCTTCCCCCGGGGTCAGCGCGAGCCGAGCAAGCCACCTGCGGCCGGGGAGCCGGGGAGAGACGGCCTCGGGCCAAAGAAGCGAAAAGGTTCTCCAGCCCGGGCCCCAGCGTCCAAGAAGTTGAAGGAGGAGAATGAGGTTCCCCTGATCCCGAAGGGAAAGCCCAAGTCGGGGCGGGTGTGGAAGGACCGCTCCAAGAAGAG ATTCTCCCAGATGGTTCAGGACAAGCCCCTGCGCACATCCTGGCAGCGGAAGATGAAGGAACGGCAGGAGAGGAAGCTGGCCAAGGACTTTGCCCGGcacctggaggaggagaaggagagacgTCGGCAG GAGAAGAAACAGCGCCGGGCTGAGAACCTGAAACGCCGCCTGGAGAATGAGCGGAAGGCAGAGGTGGTCCAAGTG ATCCGAAACCCCGCCAAGCTCAAGCGGGCGAAGAAGAAGCAGCTGCGCTCCATCGAGAAGCGGGACACCCTGGCCTTGCTCCAGAAGCAGCCACCCCAGCGGCCAGCAGCCAAGGTCTGA